The Spirosoma radiotolerans genome has a window encoding:
- a CDS encoding efflux RND transporter periplasmic adaptor subunit, with protein MKRIVIVLALVGTLGLTAWTLLTNKKEVEAKIYKPNPDQKVGVRTAIAELRNLAQETEFLGSFSPNREVEIRPQAGGQIIQLPFEEGQLVGTGRLLAKLDDEQLRYQVEGLQVTLEGYQNDLKRYENLVKGDATPAVNVERAQLNIRATEAQIKQLKKQIANTTITAPFAGIITEKMVEKGSVVSIGSPIAKITDISSLKLVVDVPEKAINQFRTGQSIAVLTEVYPNANFTGRVSMIAAQGDAAHNYPVEITVNNSGKHPLKAGMYGSIANTDKLKTQALAVPRQAILGSAKQPQIYVVENGKAVLKSVEIGTTTNEYYEITKGLHSGDQVVTSGQINLQNGTPVVAQ; from the coding sequence ATGAAACGCATTGTTATCGTACTTGCTCTGGTCGGAACGCTCGGTCTAACCGCCTGGACACTTCTGACGAATAAGAAAGAAGTAGAAGCGAAAATCTACAAACCCAACCCTGACCAGAAAGTAGGAGTACGCACAGCCATTGCCGAATTGCGCAACCTGGCGCAGGAAACCGAATTTTTAGGTTCTTTTTCGCCAAACCGCGAGGTTGAAATCCGGCCCCAGGCAGGCGGACAGATCATTCAATTGCCTTTTGAAGAAGGCCAGCTTGTTGGAACGGGCCGCCTGCTTGCCAAACTGGACGATGAGCAACTTCGCTATCAGGTAGAAGGATTGCAGGTGACCCTGGAAGGCTACCAGAATGACCTCAAGCGGTATGAGAACCTGGTGAAAGGAGACGCTACCCCAGCCGTCAACGTAGAGCGGGCCCAACTGAATATTCGGGCTACCGAAGCACAAATCAAACAACTTAAAAAGCAGATTGCCAACACCACCATCACGGCTCCTTTTGCGGGGATCATTACCGAGAAAATGGTTGAAAAAGGCTCAGTTGTCTCTATTGGCTCGCCGATTGCGAAAATCACGGATATTTCGTCGCTGAAACTGGTCGTTGATGTGCCCGAAAAAGCAATTAACCAATTCCGTACGGGACAGTCGATCGCTGTATTAACCGAAGTATATCCTAATGCGAACTTCACCGGACGGGTTTCGATGATTGCGGCTCAGGGCGACGCGGCCCACAACTATCCCGTTGAGATTACGGTGAATAACTCCGGTAAGCACCCATTAAAAGCAGGTATGTATGGCTCAATTGCCAATACCGATAAATTGAAGACACAAGCCTTAGCCGTTCCTCGTCAGGCTATCCTCGGATCGGCAAAACAGCCGCAGATTTACGTAGTTGAAAATGGTAAGGCCGTGCTGAAATCCGTGGAGATAGGTACAACAACGAATGAATATTACGAAATAACGAAGGGGCTGCATTCAGGCGATCAGGTGGTTACGAGCGGTCAGATCAACCTACAAAACGGCACCCCGGTTGTCGCCCAATAA
- the uvrB gene encoding excinuclease ABC subunit UvrB produces MDFKLTSEFQPTGDQPKAIEQLVKGINEGEPAQVLLGVTGSGKTFTVANLIARTNRPTLVLSHNKTLAAQLYGEFKQFFPENAVEYFISYYDYYQPEAFIATTNTYIEKDLAINEEIDKLRLAATSALMSGRRDVIVVASVSCIYGMGNPEEFKRNVVTIGVGQQMSRNQFLHQLVSILYSRTEGEFQRGNFRVKGDTVDLYVAYADFAYRVIFFGDEIETIQRIDPGTGKKISAESIVTIFPANLFVTGRDTLNDAMYQIQDDMVAQVRYFESEFREQEATRIRERTEFDLEMMRELGYCSGIENYSRYFDKRKPGQRPFCLLDYFPDDYLMVIDESHATIPQIRAMWGGDRSRKTALVDYGFRLPSAMDNRPLTFQEFEDLSGQAIYVSATPSDYELRKSEGVVVEQLIRPTGLLDPEIEVRPSLNQIDDLLESIDSRIKNGERVLVTTLTKRMAEELTKYLDRVGIKTRYIHSEVKTLERVEILRDLRLGNFDVLVGVNLLREGLDLPEVSLVAIMDADKEGFLRDIRSLIQTIGRAARNANGKVIMYADRITGSMEKAIDETNRRRAIQLEYNMDNGITPTTVLKSREAIMGQTKVADSKAKHFYVEPEEIRIAADPVVRYMGKGDLEKMINETQSKMERAAKDLDFMEAARLRDELFQLRDKLKKETV; encoded by the coding sequence ATGGACTTTAAACTAACCTCTGAATTTCAACCAACCGGCGATCAGCCAAAGGCCATCGAACAGTTGGTTAAAGGTATAAACGAGGGCGAACCAGCACAGGTACTCTTAGGCGTAACCGGTTCCGGAAAGACCTTTACGGTCGCTAACCTCATCGCGCGAACCAACCGGCCAACGCTCGTATTGAGCCATAACAAGACCCTGGCAGCGCAGCTTTACGGTGAATTCAAACAATTTTTTCCGGAAAATGCGGTCGAGTATTTTATCTCTTACTACGACTATTACCAGCCGGAAGCCTTCATTGCTACTACCAATACGTACATCGAAAAAGATCTGGCTATCAACGAAGAAATTGATAAACTTCGGCTGGCGGCCACCTCGGCCCTGATGAGTGGTCGGCGCGATGTCATTGTAGTAGCTTCGGTATCGTGTATCTACGGCATGGGCAATCCCGAAGAGTTCAAACGAAACGTGGTGACGATTGGCGTCGGTCAACAAATGAGCCGCAACCAGTTTTTACACCAGTTGGTCAGCATCCTGTACAGCCGCACGGAAGGTGAATTTCAACGGGGCAACTTCCGTGTAAAGGGCGACACGGTCGATCTCTATGTCGCCTACGCCGATTTTGCCTATCGTGTCATTTTCTTCGGCGACGAAATCGAAACCATTCAGCGAATCGATCCCGGCACGGGCAAAAAAATATCGGCCGAAAGCATTGTGACCATCTTCCCGGCCAATCTTTTCGTAACTGGCCGCGACACCCTCAACGATGCCATGTACCAGATTCAGGATGACATGGTAGCGCAGGTACGTTATTTTGAATCGGAGTTTCGTGAACAGGAGGCTACCCGCATACGCGAACGAACGGAGTTCGACCTCGAAATGATGCGTGAATTAGGCTACTGCTCTGGTATTGAGAACTATTCGCGCTATTTTGATAAACGAAAACCAGGCCAGCGCCCCTTCTGCCTGCTCGACTATTTCCCGGATGATTACCTGATGGTGATCGACGAAAGTCACGCGACAATTCCGCAAATCCGAGCCATGTGGGGGGGCGACCGCTCCCGGAAAACCGCCCTCGTCGATTATGGTTTCCGCCTGCCCTCGGCCATGGACAACCGCCCGCTTACGTTCCAGGAATTTGAAGATTTATCCGGCCAGGCCATTTACGTATCGGCAACACCATCGGATTATGAACTTCGGAAAAGCGAAGGCGTGGTGGTCGAACAGCTCATCCGGCCAACGGGCTTGCTCGATCCCGAAATTGAAGTCCGTCCTAGCCTGAACCAGATCGACGATCTGCTCGAATCCATCGACAGCCGCATCAAAAATGGGGAACGGGTTCTGGTTACTACGCTAACCAAACGCATGGCCGAAGAACTGACCAAATACCTGGACCGGGTGGGCATAAAAACCCGCTATATTCACTCTGAGGTAAAAACCCTGGAGCGAGTCGAGATTCTGCGGGATTTACGGCTGGGTAATTTTGATGTGCTCGTGGGCGTCAACCTGCTTCGGGAGGGGCTTGACCTGCCCGAAGTATCGCTGGTTGCCATTATGGATGCCGACAAAGAAGGCTTCCTGCGTGACATTCGGTCGTTGATTCAAACCATCGGCCGTGCAGCCCGAAACGCGAATGGTAAAGTGATTATGTATGCTGACCGAATCACGGGTTCGATGGAAAAAGCCATCGATGAAACCAACCGACGCCGGGCCATTCAGTTAGAGTATAACATGGACAACGGGATTACACCGACAACGGTGCTGAAATCGCGTGAGGCCATTATGGGTCAAACCAAAGTGGCCGATTCGAAGGCCAAACATTTCTACGTAGAGCCCGAAGAAATCCGGATTGCTGCCGATCCGGTGGTGCGCTACATGGGTAAAGGTGATCTGGAGAAAATGATCAACGAAACCCAATCGAAAATGGAGCGTGCCGCCAAAGACCTCGACTTTATGGAAGCGGCCCGCCTGCGCGACGAGTTGTTTCAGTTGCGGGACAAGTTGAAGAAAGAAACGGTGTAG
- a CDS encoding GH39 family glycosyl hydrolase, whose amino-acid sequence MFQSIRMPSFAKPFVTLLLLSWLSIAGSISLAQPKPIEIRVDLTKTKEPLKPIWAWFGYDEPNYTYMKDGKKLLSEIASLSQVPVFVRAHSLLVTGDGKAALKWGSTNAYTEDKNGNPVYDWTIVDRIFDTYIERGMKPIAQISFMPEALSTKPEPYKHNWGPGNQYNNIFTGWAYPPKDYKKWSELVYQWVKHSVARYGQKEVESWYWELWNEPNIGYWKGTVEEYIKLYDYTADAVKRALPTAKMGGPEVTGPGGEGSAKFFRAFMDHIVSGTNAVTGKTGAPLDFVTFHAKGAPKLVNGVVQMNMGTQFRDIDKGFEIVASYPTLKNLPIIIGESDPEGCAACSEDLHPENAYRNGTMYASYTAAAFARKYDLAKARGVNLLGAVTWAFEFEDQPWFRGFRDLATNGVDKPVLNVFRMFGMMQGNRVEINTDLAYDFNKIKKESVRGERDINALAAKDSKSATVLVWNYHDDNVLGPNAPVDVRLKGIPAQRVLVQHYRIDQQFSNSYEVWKKMGSPKSPTAEQVAELEKAGQLQLLTSPAWLNVKNGDLHIPFTLPGQGVSLVKLTW is encoded by the coding sequence ATGTTTCAATCAATCCGTATGCCGAGCTTTGCAAAGCCCTTTGTTACTCTCCTGCTGCTAAGCTGGTTATCTATCGCTGGCAGCATCAGCCTAGCCCAACCTAAACCCATTGAAATTCGGGTTGATCTGACTAAAACTAAAGAACCACTGAAACCGATCTGGGCCTGGTTTGGCTACGACGAGCCGAATTATACCTACATGAAGGATGGGAAAAAGCTATTATCTGAAATCGCCAGTCTGAGCCAGGTTCCGGTGTTTGTCCGGGCGCATAGTTTGCTGGTTACGGGTGATGGCAAAGCAGCGCTGAAGTGGGGTTCGACCAACGCCTATACCGAAGATAAGAACGGCAACCCTGTTTATGACTGGACAATCGTTGACAGGATATTCGACACGTATATTGAGCGAGGCATGAAACCGATTGCTCAAATCAGCTTCATGCCCGAAGCCCTCTCAACAAAGCCCGAGCCCTATAAACACAACTGGGGCCCCGGTAACCAGTACAACAACATATTCACCGGCTGGGCTTACCCGCCAAAAGATTACAAAAAATGGAGCGAATTGGTCTACCAGTGGGTCAAACACTCGGTGGCCCGGTACGGCCAGAAAGAAGTAGAAAGCTGGTACTGGGAACTCTGGAACGAACCCAATATCGGCTACTGGAAAGGCACGGTTGAAGAGTATATCAAATTGTATGATTATACGGCTGACGCCGTCAAGCGGGCGCTACCTACCGCCAAAATGGGCGGTCCCGAAGTAACCGGGCCGGGAGGTGAAGGCTCTGCCAAGTTTTTTCGGGCCTTCATGGATCATATCGTGAGCGGTACGAATGCCGTTACGGGCAAAACCGGCGCTCCGCTCGATTTTGTTACCTTTCATGCCAAAGGCGCCCCCAAACTAGTAAACGGAGTGGTGCAGATGAATATGGGAACCCAGTTTCGTGACATTGATAAAGGCTTCGAAATTGTAGCTTCCTACCCTACCCTGAAAAATCTGCCGATCATCATCGGCGAGTCGGACCCCGAAGGATGCGCGGCCTGTTCGGAAGACCTGCACCCGGAAAATGCTTATCGTAATGGCACCATGTACGCCAGCTATACAGCGGCTGCTTTTGCCCGAAAATACGATCTGGCCAAGGCGCGCGGGGTCAATCTGCTGGGCGCCGTAACCTGGGCGTTTGAGTTTGAGGACCAGCCCTGGTTTCGGGGATTCCGGGACTTAGCCACGAATGGTGTTGACAAACCCGTGCTCAATGTGTTTCGGATGTTTGGTATGATGCAAGGCAATCGCGTGGAGATCAACACCGATCTGGCTTATGATTTCAACAAAATCAAAAAGGAGAGTGTCCGCGGTGAACGCGATATTAATGCACTGGCAGCTAAAGACAGCAAATCCGCTACAGTACTGGTCTGGAACTACCACGACGACAACGTATTGGGCCCCAATGCACCGGTGGATGTACGGCTAAAAGGCATTCCCGCCCAACGGGTACTTGTTCAGCATTATCGCATCGACCAGCAATTCAGTAATTCCTACGAAGTCTGGAAGAAAATGGGTTCCCCTAAATCGCCAACCGCCGAACAGGTTGCCGAGCTGGAAAAGGCCGGGCAATTGCAGCTCCTGACTTCCCCTGCCTGGCTCAACGTCAAAAATGGCGATTTACACATTCCCTTTACGCTGCCCGGACAGGGCGTTTCGCTGGTAAAGTTGACTTGGTAA
- a CDS encoding TetR/AcrR family transcriptional regulator: MNDTVLSTEERIKEAAKAVFLEKGFDGTTTRDIAQAAGINSALMNYYFRSKEKLFQFIFDDLCHLMFAGMIDTFNQPISLKEKISALIDHQFQMMMCNPNLTIFIMNELHKNPERMAATIGMAKKIPESIFRQQVDQAISEGKIAPVSAHHIMTMIIANIQFLFVSKPMTMLTQGLDEAGFDKFAKEHMGYVKEMICEYLFAPQGKT; the protein is encoded by the coding sequence ATGAACGATACAGTATTATCCACTGAAGAACGCATCAAAGAGGCTGCGAAAGCGGTATTCCTTGAGAAGGGATTTGATGGTACAACCACACGGGATATTGCCCAGGCTGCCGGAATCAATAGTGCGTTGATGAATTACTACTTCCGGAGTAAAGAGAAGCTGTTTCAGTTCATCTTCGACGACTTGTGTCATCTAATGTTTGCCGGTATGATTGACACTTTCAATCAGCCGATTAGCTTGAAGGAAAAAATATCGGCCCTCATCGATCACCAGTTTCAGATGATGATGTGCAACCCGAATCTCACCATATTCATTATGAATGAGTTGCACAAGAATCCCGAGCGGATGGCCGCTACAATTGGCATGGCCAAAAAAATACCTGAATCCATCTTTCGGCAACAGGTCGACCAGGCGATCAGTGAGGGTAAAATTGCGCCAGTTAGTGCTCACCATATCATGACGATGATCATTGCCAACATTCAGTTTCTGTTCGTCTCTAAACCAATGACCATGTTAACTCAGGGTCTCGATGAAGCCGGTTTTGACAAATTTGCTAAGGAACATATGGGCTACGTGAAAGAAATGATCTGTGAGTATCTTTTTGCGCCCCAGGGGAAAACCTGA
- a CDS encoding peptidoglycan-binding domain-containing protein: MLKTAFQNELLFTSTIQKGSTGTDVRRVQEWLCLNALRYPNAALSTSLDSEFGPATKRAVQNFQSLLKMPQTGVVSPDLFNKLSTPLATSFQKQPTGAIRKAVVALAQTHLKQRSAELRTNDAQNLGPWVRSYCDGLDGSLFKWCAGFVQSILDQAASNLGRNFTDIMPRTLSCDVLALSGQKNGRLMPSETVRKNPKQIQPGDLFLLRAHTHGATQPTDWFHTGLITAVSGDTIETIEGNTDTQGGSNGTGVYARVRNIQKTTLDVFSIDGL; this comes from the coding sequence ATGCTAAAAACCGCGTTTCAAAATGAGCTACTCTTTACGTCCACCATTCAGAAAGGAAGCACCGGAACCGATGTTCGACGGGTCCAGGAATGGCTCTGCCTCAATGCCTTACGCTATCCAAACGCAGCCCTCTCAACAAGCCTCGATAGTGAGTTTGGACCAGCGACTAAACGAGCCGTGCAAAATTTTCAGTCGCTGTTAAAAATGCCTCAAACGGGCGTAGTATCGCCTGATCTCTTCAATAAACTAAGTACTCCACTGGCTACCAGCTTCCAGAAGCAGCCAACCGGTGCTATACGCAAAGCCGTCGTAGCGCTTGCCCAAACGCATCTGAAACAGCGCTCAGCAGAGTTGCGAACCAATGATGCACAAAATCTTGGTCCCTGGGTACGTAGTTACTGCGATGGGCTTGATGGATCACTTTTCAAGTGGTGCGCTGGTTTTGTCCAATCCATTCTGGACCAGGCAGCCTCGAACCTTGGGCGCAATTTTACCGACATTATGCCCCGTACATTAAGCTGCGATGTGCTGGCCCTGAGTGGTCAGAAAAATGGTCGACTGATGCCTAGTGAGACCGTACGAAAAAATCCCAAACAGATTCAGCCAGGCGATCTGTTTCTGCTTCGCGCCCACACGCATGGAGCAACCCAGCCAACCGACTGGTTTCATACGGGACTGATTACGGCGGTATCGGGTGATACCATCGAGACAATCGAGGGCAATACGGATACGCAGGGCGGCAGCAATGGAACAGGCGTTTATGCTCGCGTTCGAAACATTCAAAAAACAACGCTGGATGTTTTTTCCATCGACGGTTTATGA
- a CDS encoding DUF2911 domain-containing protein, translating into MKRILIILGVIAAIALVGFFTLRSWTKSSSPEAIAQIDQNGLQIKVDYCQPYKKGRKIFGGLVPYGQVWRTGANEATVIDFDQNVIVAGQPLDKGEYSLWTIPSQNGWIAIFNGETGQWGTNYDQTKDVLRVPVVSQKHSPMSEQFYITFRPATNGVDMVLAWEETEAVVPIQKR; encoded by the coding sequence ATGAAACGCATCCTTATTATTCTCGGTGTCATTGCCGCAATAGCCCTGGTTGGCTTTTTTACGCTACGTAGCTGGACCAAATCCAGTAGCCCCGAAGCCATAGCGCAGATTGACCAGAACGGCTTGCAAATCAAGGTTGATTATTGCCAGCCCTACAAGAAAGGGCGTAAAATATTTGGCGGCTTGGTACCCTACGGTCAGGTCTGGCGCACAGGAGCCAACGAAGCCACGGTTATTGACTTCGATCAGAATGTGATCGTGGCAGGCCAACCCTTAGATAAAGGCGAATACTCGTTGTGGACCATTCCTTCGCAGAATGGCTGGATTGCCATTTTTAACGGAGAAACGGGTCAATGGGGCACTAATTACGACCAGACAAAGGATGTTCTGCGTGTGCCAGTCGTTTCTCAAAAGCACAGCCCCATGTCCGAACAGTTTTACATCACCTTCCGTCCAGCAACCAACGGAGTCGATATGGTCCTGGCCTGGGAGGAAACAGAAGCCGTTGTGCCCATCCAGAAGCGGTAA
- a CDS encoding TolC family protein, giving the protein MKPLTKVLSALSLLLSLAAQGQSLTLEQLIDKALTNNLSVQAARFDEAKTEARIAEVKAGALPLVNLTGDYKRYLKIPGQVVPASAFGGQEGTYQVLAFGLPYNLSTSVQASQAIYNPSLTIGLKAAKTSREVSTLQTRQTKEDVAYNVAATYYNLQTTVQQMAFLRRNIVSSDRLIQITDLQRQNQLAKGVDVDRLRLSKTASETQIESLQATYNQLLNMLKYLTGTPQSEPLTVQTTIDETIPAVTLDAPAINRTDLLLLDRQKALNSLDQQNIKAGFMPIVSAYGVANSTVYATGGEYSYIKNVPGYWLGLQLNWSVFDGFARKAKLTQKRLDNQKLDTQLQQTRESITMDITNARNKLLVEQRNLTTNGAQVSLAEKIYSQTQLQFKEGTVSVSEVIQTEDELHNAQNNYLSTLVKFRSAELDWKKATGNLIATKQ; this is encoded by the coding sequence ATGAAGCCGTTAACGAAAGTGTTAAGTGCCTTAAGCCTGTTGCTTAGTTTGGCCGCTCAGGGCCAAAGCCTTACGCTCGAGCAATTGATTGATAAGGCGCTGACTAACAACCTGAGTGTTCAGGCTGCCCGATTTGACGAAGCGAAAACAGAAGCCCGGATCGCCGAAGTAAAAGCCGGGGCTCTGCCATTAGTTAACCTGACAGGTGATTACAAACGGTATCTGAAAATTCCTGGACAAGTCGTACCCGCATCGGCTTTTGGCGGGCAGGAAGGAACGTATCAGGTGCTTGCCTTCGGATTGCCTTACAATCTCTCCACGTCCGTGCAGGCGTCGCAGGCAATTTATAATCCATCTCTGACGATTGGGTTGAAGGCCGCCAAAACGAGTCGGGAGGTATCGACGCTGCAAACCCGGCAAACAAAAGAAGACGTTGCTTATAATGTGGCCGCCACGTATTACAACCTGCAAACGACAGTACAGCAAATGGCTTTCCTGCGCCGGAACATTGTCTCGTCGGATCGGCTGATTCAGATCACCGACCTGCAACGGCAGAATCAACTGGCGAAAGGCGTAGATGTCGACCGGCTGCGGTTGAGCAAAACAGCGTCCGAAACACAGATCGAGTCGCTGCAGGCTACCTACAATCAATTGCTCAATATGCTGAAGTATCTGACCGGAACGCCCCAGTCGGAGCCGCTTACGGTTCAGACAACCATTGACGAAACCATTCCGGCGGTCACACTGGACGCACCAGCCATTAACCGAACTGATTTGCTGCTGCTGGATCGGCAGAAAGCACTCAATAGCCTGGATCAGCAAAACATTAAAGCTGGTTTTATGCCCATCGTATCGGCTTATGGCGTTGCCAACAGCACCGTGTATGCAACGGGTGGTGAGTATTCATACATCAAAAATGTACCGGGCTACTGGCTGGGGCTACAACTCAACTGGAGCGTATTTGATGGATTTGCCCGAAAAGCGAAGCTGACGCAAAAGCGGCTCGACAATCAGAAACTCGATACGCAACTACAGCAAACCCGTGAGTCTATTACGATGGACATCACGAATGCCAGGAATAAACTGCTGGTAGAACAACGAAACCTGACAACGAATGGCGCGCAGGTTAGTCTGGCCGAAAAAATCTATAGCCAGACACAGCTGCAGTTCAAGGAAGGTACCGTGAGTGTGAGTGAGGTGATTCAAACCGAAGACGAACTCCATAATGCACAAAACAACTACTTAAGCACACTCGTGAAGTTCCGTTCAGCCGAACTCGACTGGAAGAAAGCCACGGGCAATCTCATTGCTACTAAACAATAA
- a CDS encoding alpha/beta hydrolase, with translation MVQAVSAQSRRRAQLTAPQTNGPVPVVAAPQARLLESMTMNSSLMNRAVKFSIYLPPDYYVSNRRYPVVYLLHGYGDNETSWVQFGEADRIADTNIKAGELPPMIIVMPNGGATFFVNDYQNKVRYEDMFVQELIPHIDSTFRTRTQREFRAISGLSMGGFGSLTLAMHHPDLFGSCAALSAGIRTDEGFMSIPDDRYNLVFAPVFSGPAKGDERLTVAWKRNSPITLAKSAPEGDLSKVRWYIDCGDDDALTVGNSVLHMALLERKIPHEYRVRDGGHTWTYWRTGLPDALRFIAASFHQ, from the coding sequence ATGGTTCAGGCGGTTTCGGCTCAATCGCGCCGACGTGCCCAACTGACGGCCCCACAAACGAATGGGCCTGTTCCGGTAGTAGCGGCTCCACAAGCCCGGTTGCTGGAAAGCATGACAATGAATAGTTCATTGATGAACCGGGCTGTTAAATTTTCTATTTACCTTCCCCCCGACTACTATGTGTCTAACCGGCGCTATCCGGTCGTTTATCTGCTGCATGGATATGGAGATAACGAAACAAGCTGGGTTCAATTCGGTGAAGCTGACCGCATTGCTGATACAAACATTAAGGCGGGCGAGTTACCACCCATGATTATCGTTATGCCTAACGGTGGAGCAACCTTTTTTGTAAACGACTACCAGAACAAAGTTCGATACGAAGATATGTTTGTGCAGGAGCTGATTCCGCACATAGACTCGACATTCAGGACCCGAACCCAGCGCGAGTTTCGCGCTATATCTGGTTTGTCGATGGGTGGTTTTGGATCATTAACACTAGCTATGCACCACCCCGACCTGTTTGGCTCATGCGCAGCTCTCAGTGCAGGAATTCGTACGGATGAAGGATTTATGAGCATACCCGACGATCGATACAATCTTGTTTTTGCCCCGGTTTTCAGCGGTCCTGCTAAAGGCGATGAGCGACTGACGGTTGCCTGGAAACGAAATAGCCCTATTACGCTGGCCAAATCGGCACCGGAAGGCGATCTGTCAAAAGTTCGCTGGTACATTGATTGTGGCGACGACGACGCCTTAACCGTAGGTAACTCCGTGCTGCATATGGCCTTGCTCGAGCGTAAAATTCCGCACGAGTATCGGGTTCGTGATGGTGGACACACCTGGACATACTGGCGCACCGGATTGCCCGATGCGCTCCGGTTTATTGCCGCCAGTTTCCACCAGTAG